The region GTGAAATTACGCGAGAAAATCATGGCCTTTCTCAATGTAGCCTGATATGACGATGAGTCGTCATACCACAATTGTTTTGCGATATGACTTTTATTTTTTATAAAAAAGTAATGCAAATAAGGAAAAAACAAAGGAAGAAAACAAAGGGGTGAAAACACCCTCATTATTTTCTTCCTTTTAGTTTTGCTTTTTACTTGATGAACCACCAGTTATGAACCGGAAACGAAATCTTTCACGGCTTCTTCAGGTACAGCACCCGTTAAGCGGTTTTGCTCTTCACCATTTTTTAGTAGGACCATGGTTGGGATACTCATGATGCCAAAGCGCTGAGCAATTTCTGGCGCATGGTCAACATCGACACTGAAGAACTTAGTTTGGTTCGATAAATCCTCTGCAACGCTACTTACAACTGGATCCAGTTGTTTACATCCTGGTCACCAGTCTGCTGTAAATTTAAGTACAACGGGTAAATCAGCGTTCTGTACTTTTTCCTCATAATCTTGCTCACGTAATTCTGGTAGCATATTTTTTCTCCTCCTAAACAATGTAAGTAATTATACTATACCACGACTTATGATCTTGTATTCGAGGTTCACTATTAATACTAATTCATTTAAAGGTGGGGTTCAACTCATCTGCATGACTTTATTCTCATTTATTCCCATCAATACTCCTTGTGATAAGTGTAAAAATAAACATGTATCACAGTATAAGGAGGTCATAACAGAAAATGAAAAAACTAGGCACGTTGATGTGCTGTTTGATTGCATGCCTAGCCCTTGTAGGCTGTAATGCAGATAACATGGCACAAAATAATAGACAATCGAGCGATGTAGAACCACTAGATAGACAACTAAGACAAAATGGTTACGTGGTCAGACGGAATCTTCAGCAACAGAATCTGCAACAACAGAATCAATCTTTTGCAAATCAAAACATCTCCAGCGATCACACCAGTATTGCCAGTGAACAATTTCCACATACCAGAGCGATATTAGTCCAACCGTCAAAGTATATTTATGTCGAAGTCGACCCTTCACAGCAACATGGGGACCAACAGCAAAGTCAGCAACCGGGGCAAGCCGAACAACAACCAGGTGGGGGACAACCACATCGTCCAGAACAAGATCATCAACAACAACCAAACTATGGACAGCCCGATTCACAACAGCCCGGTGCTGAGCAACCGAATATGGGAACACCAGGTCAACATGGGCAACCAGGTGAACAACAGCAACAACCTGAACAAGAACAAGCGCAGCAGGCAGACGAGATTGTAGCACAAGTCGTAGAATTAACCAATGCTGAGAGAGAACGCAGTGGTTTATCAGCATTGGAAATAGACAATGAACTTACAAATGTGGCACAAGAGAAATCGGATGATATGCAGGCCAACAACTACTTCTCTCATTCTAGCCCAACTTACGGTTCACCTTTTGACATGATGAGGGATATGGGAGTGTCCTACCAAGCGGCAGCAGAAAATATTGCGCAAGGGCAACCGACTGCTGAAGCTGTCGTCGATGCCTGGATGAACAGTGAAGGTCATAGACAGAACATCATGAATGGCAGTTTCACACATATCGGCGTAGGCTACAACGAGAATGGCCATTATTGGACACAAATGTTTATCACAAAATAAATGAAGGCAAAGGGATTAGCTAAAAAAAGCCCCTCGTAATGAAGAGCTTTGGTTGCTAATCCCTTTGTACTTTTTCGTCTACTGACGCGGTTGATCCGCTTGTTCCATCTTCCTTTTTAAAATGCTCAAGTTGTCCAGCGTTTTCTATATCACCAGACGCTTGATAACCATCCAACTCTTCATTGGTGGTTGTTCCATAGAGGCCCATCCCACCTAGCTCGACACGTGGATTATCCTCTTGACGCTCGCGTTTTTTATTATTGCGTGACATCCCTACACCTCCCTTGTACATAATGTAACCAAGCGTGTGTCCTTTATCCAAGGTCATTTTGAGTTAAATATGGTGTAAATTTGGCTTGCTTAATTTAAATAGTTAAGAAGTCATATGTATGCCATCAGGCGCATAAAGTGACAACATGGAGGGAGAAACATGCCGATAAGACCACCAATTTTGCAAAGGGGAGACACGATCGGGTTAGTCACGCCTGGGAGTCCCCTTGAAGCGAATATTATTAATGAAAGAGCCCAAACCTTAACCGATATGGGTTTCAACGTTCTGCTTGGTCGTTATGTCTATGCATTCGAAGGCATCGTTGCAACTTCAGCGCAACGAAGAGCTGAAGATCTCATGAACATGTTTCTAGAACCCACAGTGAAAATGATATTACCCACTCGCGGAGGGACGGGAGTACAAACGATACTTCCCTTTTTGAATTATCAAGTCATATCGTCAAATCCAAAAATTATAACAGGTTATAGCGATATCACTGTTTTGATAAATGCTATATATCAGTTTAGTGATCTCATCACTTTCCATAGCTTGATGCTCAGAGACTTTGCGCCTCAAACTCCGCCATACAACTTTAATCAGTTTTTTGAAGCCACTTCTACACTAACAGCACCAAGAGTGATAGAAAATCCACCAGATATGCGTTTAAACAGTCTGATACCAGGAAATGTGACGGGCCCCATAGTGGGTGGAAATATCACATCTGTCGTCAATACGATTGGAACACCGTTCGAGATTGACACATTGGGTAAAATCCTTTTCTTAGAGGATATCAATGCCCCAACAAACACGCTATTGAGATATTTTACACAGTTAGCGATGTCAGGTAAACTCGACGATTGTTTAGGGATTATTATGGGAGAGTGTACTAATTGTCTCGTTTCTTACGGCACAACATATGAAGACCTCATTAACGATTTTATAGTGCCTTTAGGAAAGCCACTGATGACAAACCTGGCGACAGCACATGGTACATATAAAGCCGCTATCCCTATAGGAGCGACGGTCAACTTGGATACAGTTAATAATCGCTTGACTGTTCTTGAGCCCACTGTGAGCTTGATGGATGTTTGATGTAGGATCACTTCTTTTCAATTATGGAGACTTTCTGAATATAGAAGGTCTTTTTTTTGTTTCTATCTTCGTCTTAATTTCCTTCAACTTTACCTTATCTCTTCTTATTCATTTTGTAAGCGTGCTGACCCAATCAAACGCCTTGTTTATGGTGGGACTTAATAGGCTTAACGACGCAAGAAAAAAATAATAGTTGATACAACGTGCAAAAATAGGCAAGAAACGTATAATGTCACCTTGAACGCCCAACAAAAATTTATGTGATGACATACGCCTTTATACGGTCGTTGTTTTTTAGCGCTATATCAATAGAATGGAGGGTGAGGCTTAAATTCAAGCCAGCTTGACAATAAAATATTTTCTAAAGGAGTGAATTGGTATGGTAGTAGATTTATATCCCTCAAGAAACAGCACTGAAGTACAATTGATGGAGAGAAAAGATCCAATCATCCATGGAAGCTCCGAACAGGATGGTCCCTTAAGCAAGGCTGACCTTTTAAGTTACGAGGAGAAAGGCTATATCCTATTTGAAACGTTTTTCTCTAGTGACGATGTCATAATGATGAAAGAAGAACTACAACAAGAGATGGAGAACAACAAATATAACCATCAAGATGATGTCATTCGTGAGCCGGAAAGTGATGAGATACGCTCTGTCTTTGAAGTACACAAGAGAAATGATTTTATGAAGCGGCTTTCACAGGATCGTCGTCTTGTTTCTATTGCCCAACAACTTTTGGGTAGTCAAGTATACATGACGCAATCTCGTATTAATTTTAAGCCCGGATTTAAAGGGAAAGAATTCTACTGGCATTCAGATTTCGAAACTTGGCATGTAGAAGACGGGATGCCACGTATGAGAGCTGTGAGTTGCTCCATCATTTTAACGGATAATTATGAGCATAACGGTCCGCTCATGTTAATTCCTGGATCACATAAATGGTTCGTATCATGTGCTGGTCAAACACCAAAAGATAACTTCAAACAGTCTTTGAAAAAACAAGAGCTTGGGGTACCAGACCATGACAGTCTCAAATGGCTCGTAGACCAAGCAGGAGGCCAAATTGATCGCGCAACCGGGCCAGCAGGTTCTGTTTTATTTTTTGAATGTAATACGATGCACGGTTCAAGTGGAAACATGTCCCCATTCCCTCGTAGTAACGTATTTTTCGTTTATAACAGTATTGAAAATAAACTGACCCAACCATTCTCAGGTGGAAAGCCGAGACCTGAATTTTTAGCGAATAGACAGCAGATTAAACCGATCGAGCCTCAAGAGAATGATATGACTAAGCAGACGGTACAATTGACCTAAACATCAGTCATGGTTAAAACAAAGTAAAATATTTAAATACAAGACTTGCACGTACAATAGGTACGGATAAGTATCTTCTCATTAACTAAAGGCAGCACAGCAAAAGACCGCTGTGTTGCTTTTTTATAACTTTTTACGCCATTCATTGTAAATACTTTTGGAAAATTTTCTTGCAAAAAATTCAGAAATTATATAAGAATAGGGATAGATAGGAGTGAAATATAAAATAAAAAATCAAAAAAGGGAGAGAAGCAAAGCAATGAATAGTATCATCAATCATTTATCTTCATTGGCGGAGAGTTGTCATTGTGGTTACGATCATCATAAGCTGACTGTCGAAAAGGTGGTCATCGAACCACATGCCATTAAACACATGGCCGAGTTTTGTAAGGGGAAAGGCATGGGACAGGTGGTATTAGTTGCCGATGAACGAACTTATGCCGCCGCTGGACAGTTGGTAAAAGATGCGCTCGATTCGGAAGGGATCATATCTCAAACGTGTATGTTGCCTGGGGATCAGAATGGTGATGTTGTGGCAGATGAAGCGGCCATTGTACATGTGTTAATGGACGTCCCAGCTAATGCATCTGCTGTAGTAGCCATAGGGGCTGGTACCATACATGATATCGTGCGTGTCGTCAGTTACAAGATGAATAAGCCGTTCATCGCCGTTCCTACGGCACCTTCAGTTGACGGATTTAATTCTATGGGCGCACCTCTGATCATCAAAAATCAAAAGATAACGTATCAGACACAAGCACCCATCGCCGTTTTTGCCGATGTGAACGTATTGAAGGAAGCCCCTCAGAATATGGTAGCGTCCGGATTCGGTGACATGCTTGGTAAGTATACGTCACTCGTGGACTGGCGTTTTGGGCATCTCGTTGCAGGCGAACCTTATTGCCCAGTTGTGGCTGATATCACAAAAAAAGCTTTAGCGTCATGTGTGAAAAACGTCGGTCGTATTGCCGAGCGTGATGAAGAGGGCATCGAAATCTTGACGTCGGCTCTTATGATGTCGGGGTTTGCCATGTCAATATTCGGCCGTTCTCACCCTGCCTCTGGCGCAGAGCATCACCTATCACACTATTGGGAAATGGCTTTTTTAAAGGATGGCAAGCGTCCTGTGCTACACGGAGCAAAAGTAGCCGTCTCAAGTCTCTTGGTTACCCATTTATATAAAACTGAAAGTGCGGCCATTTTCTCAGACCGTACAGCCTTAGAACACTTATGTAAGGAAGAGCCAGCGATTAAGAAAAATATAAAAGACAATCTAAAGGAGATTAATGAACTCTTTGATACCATTCCTACAGCCTCGCAATTAGAGGAAATGCTCGTGCAAGTACGTGCCGACATATCACCAGATGACTTAGGAATTGGTCAAAATCTCGTACAACACAGCCTCAAAGAAGCACATACCATCAGAGAGCGTTTCACTTTCCTACATTTTCTAAACGAGTATGTCAATCAAGTGAGCACGGCCCACTAACGCTCTACATGAACGGAGGAATCTATATCAGGATGTCGTACGATCAAGCTTATTTCTTTGATTTAGACGATACGCTCTATGATCAGTTAAGACCCTTTGTTGTAGCGATTGAAAAAACAAATATAAATATTGACACTCCATATAGTCAATTGTTCCATGACGTCAGAAGGGCGAGTGATCGGTTATGGGAAGCGTATGAGAATAAAAAGATGAGTCTCGAAGAACTAAGGGTGCAAAGATTGATCCATGCTTTTCACAAGCACGGATACGAACTCTCAGTCAAACAGGCTCAGGACATACAAGATCGATACGAGGAGCAACAGGGCCTCATCTCCTTGTTTGAAGGGGCTATGACTTGTCTACAGGTGTTAGTCAAACGGCATCAATGTGTAGGGCTAATCACCAATGGTCCTGTTGCACATCAAATGAGAAAGATTCGTACGTTAAAATTAGATACCATCATACCCCCAAGCCAGATCTTTATTTCGGATGCTATTGGCATAGCCAAGCCCGACCCTCGTATATTTGAATATGTACAGGATGCACTAAGATTATCAGCTGATCGTTGCGTCTACGTCGGCGACACTTGGGCTAACGACGTAGAGCCTGCATTAAAAGCTGGCTGGACAAGCATTTGGTATAACCATCGTCGACGTGAGACAGAGTCAGCCTATCGTCCCCATGATACTATCTATGATTTTGAAGCATTACGCTCTAAGCTAGAGGCTGAGCAAGAGGTGTAATAGATCATATTAATGCAAAGCAAAATCAGAAAGGCCAATACAATAATGGAAGCTCACGCTATAGGCGTAACGTCTAGGGAACCTAGAGGGTCAGTAGCGATGAGCTTTTTTTATTAATTAGACAGAAAATTCAGGTCATTTTTTAAATTCGCTCCTAATAGGGATTAAACATACAAGTCAATCTTAATGGTCACTAAAATATACGTACCTATTGTAGCGTTTTGTAAAAAGGCACGTATGTTTTGAAGGGAGGAGGTTGAATTTCCGGGGAAGAGGTGAACATCAGACACTCATACTTTTAGCTTGCTTAAATTAAGAAGGAGGTCATGTTATGGGTATGAAAAAACATTTAATAAGCCTTATGGTGGTCGTTGTATTAGCCATCATTCTGACGTCATGTGGTCAAGGCGAGACTGAAGCTGACAGCACAAGGTTGATCGGAGAGGAGCATGAGGGAGCAACAGAACTTTTATTCTGGACCTTTCAAGAACTTCACATCAACTTTTTTGAAAGCGCTATTATTCGCTGGAATGAAGAGCATCCAGACCGTCCTATCGCACTGAAAGCTGAAACTTATCCGTACGATAATATGCATAATAATCTGTTGCTATCTTTGCAATCGGGAAAAGGTGCACCCGACCTTGTAGACATTGAGCTGGGGCGTTTTCCAAACTTTCTCCAAGGGGAGCCTCAATTAGAACCGATGAATGAATACGTTGAACCTCTTCTGGATCAATTTGTATCTTCACGATTTGATGTTTACGCCAAAGACGGGGTGTATTATGGGTTACCGACACATGTCGGGGCCACAGTGATGTATTATAACCAGGCCATCATGGATGAAGCGGGTGTCGATATTGATCAGATTGAGACCTGGGAGGACTACGTCGAGGCCGGTAAACAAGTGGTGGCTAACACTGATGCTGTTATGACAACAGTCGAAACCAATGACTACTGGGCTTATTGGCCTATGCTTAAGCAGCAAGGTTCGGACTTCTTTGACGCAAATGGTCAAGTCACTCTAGATCACAACACGAACATTGACACATTACAGTTTTTACAAGATCTCATTTATGATCATGAAATCGCTATGTTAACGCCCGGTGGAGACCATCACGCTGAAGAGTATTACGGATTTATGAACGATGAAGGTGCCGCTTCAGTGATGATGCCAATGTGGTATATGGGTCGGTTTACGGATTACATGGAGGATCTAAACGGTAAAATGCGTATTCGCCCCTTACCACGGTGGGAAGAGGGGGGCGATCGTTCCGCTGGTGCTGGTGGTACAGGTACAGTGGTGACAAACCAAAGCGAACATGCCGATCTGGCAAAAGAATTCTTAGCTTTTGCTAAGCTATCAGAGCAAGGTAACATCGACCTTTGGCGAGTATTAGGGTTTGACCCACCTCGTTGGGATGTGTGGGACAGTCCTGAAATGTTAGAAGACAATCAGTACTATGAATACTTTAACGATGATATTTTTGACATTCTACTAGAAATGAGAGATGAAATAGAGTCTATTCATATCAATGAACATAATCCTCTCGTCCAACAGCAATTAACAATAAATGTGTTAAATAATGTGCTGCGCCAGCGTTCTCAAAGCCCTGAAGAAGCATTAAAAGAAGCCGCAGATGAGATCAGAGATCTGCAACAAAATAACTAATGCAATAAAAACACTAATATGTACGTACATATAAAAACACCGCACTGTGAGATAAATCCCTTTTGATCAGGCAATATGTACGGTTGTGACTGTGTTGTTTTTCTTACTTAGCAACAAAAAAAATAAAAATATTAAAAATTAGGACTGCAAAATATGTACGTACAAGTGTATAATAGGGTTAGACATAACAGGAGAGAGGAGGAATAAAACATGTTAGAGGCGTTAAAAGAAAGCGTATGCAAAGCAAATCTAGCACTACCTCAATATGGACTGGTCACTTTTACTTGGGGAAATGTCAGTGGCATTGATCGAGAAAATGGATTAGTGGTGATTAAACCCAGTGGGGTTGAATATTCAGACCTCAAAAACGAGGATATGGTTGTCGTTGATTTAAAGGGGAATGTGGTTGAGGGGGATCTGAAGCCCTCCTCGGATACACCTACGCATTTGGCACTCTATCGTGAATTCGAAGATATTGGCGGTATCGTACATACGCACTCAACATGTGCGACGAGTTGGGCACAGGCTGGGGAGGACATTCCAATCCTAGGTACAACACAAGCTGATTATTTTTACGGTGATGTGCCTTGTACAAGAGAAATGACTGATGACGAAATTAACGGTGACTATGAGCTTGAAACGGGTCGTGTCATCGTTGAGACCTTCCACTCTTCTTCCTTAGATCCACTACAAATTCCGGGTGTCCTTGTTCATTCTCATGCGCCTTTCACATGGGGAAAGGACGCTGAGGAGGCTGTATATCATGCCGTTGTGTTAGAGGAAGTGGCCCAAATGGCTTGGCGCACGAAAAGCATTAAGCCTCAGGTCTCACGGATGAACCAAACGCTATTAGATCGTCACTTTTTACGCAAACATGGTGCAAACGCCTATTACGGGCAAAAGTAGCCAGTATGGTTAAGGAGGTAAATAAATAATGAAAAAATACGCCATTGGTATAGATTACGGCACATTATCTGGACGTGCCGTTCTCATAGACCTAGAAAATGGGCATGAAGTATCCAATCACGTCACCGAGTACAAGCATGGTGTCATAGACCAAGCTCTGCCTAACAGCGAAGTGGCCTTAGGTCATGAGTGGGCATTGCAGCATCCTCAAGATTACCTCGATGTTTTAACGGTGTCAGTTCCGGCTGTTATTCAAGAATCGAATATTGATCCACATGATGTGATCGGCATCGGCATTGATTTTACTGCTTGTACGATGTTGCCTGTCGATGAAGCGGGGGAACCATTATGCTTTGATCAAACGTGGCAAGCGCGCCCACATAGCTGGGTGAAGTTGTGGAAACATCATGCTGCTCAAGA is a window of Caldalkalibacillus salinus DNA encoding:
- a CDS encoding thioredoxin — encoded protein: MLPELREQDYEEKVQNADLPVVLKFTADW
- a CDS encoding HAD family hydrolase: MSYDQAYFFDLDDTLYDQLRPFVVAIEKTNINIDTPYSQLFHDVRRASDRLWEAYENKKMSLEELRVQRLIHAFHKHGYELSVKQAQDIQDRYEEQQGLISLFEGAMTCLQVLVKRHQCVGLITNGPVAHQMRKIRTLKLDTIIPPSQIFISDAIGIAKPDPRIFEYVQDALRLSADRCVYVGDTWANDVEPALKAGWTSIWYNHRRRETESAYRPHDTIYDFEALRSKLEAEQEV
- the araD gene encoding L-ribulose-5-phosphate 4-epimerase translates to MLEALKESVCKANLALPQYGLVTFTWGNVSGIDRENGLVVIKPSGVEYSDLKNEDMVVVDLKGNVVEGDLKPSSDTPTHLALYREFEDIGGIVHTHSTCATSWAQAGEDIPILGTTQADYFYGDVPCTREMTDDEINGDYELETGRVIVETFHSSSLDPLQIPGVLVHSHAPFTWGKDAEEAVYHAVVLEEVAQMAWRTKSIKPQVSRMNQTLLDRHFLRKHGANAYYGQK
- a CDS encoding sn-glycerol-1-phosphate dehydrogenase; this encodes MNSIINHLSSLAESCHCGYDHHKLTVEKVVIEPHAIKHMAEFCKGKGMGQVVLVADERTYAAAGQLVKDALDSEGIISQTCMLPGDQNGDVVADEAAIVHVLMDVPANASAVVAIGAGTIHDIVRVVSYKMNKPFIAVPTAPSVDGFNSMGAPLIIKNQKITYQTQAPIAVFADVNVLKEAPQNMVASGFGDMLGKYTSLVDWRFGHLVAGEPYCPVVADITKKALASCVKNVGRIAERDEEGIEILTSALMMSGFAMSIFGRSHPASGAEHHLSHYWEMAFLKDGKRPVLHGAKVAVSSLLVTHLYKTESAAIFSDRTALEHLCKEEPAIKKNIKDNLKEINELFDTIPTASQLEEMLVQVRADISPDDLGIGQNLVQHSLKEAHTIRERFTFLHFLNEYVNQVSTAH
- a CDS encoding S66 peptidase family protein, which gives rise to MPIRPPILQRGDTIGLVTPGSPLEANIINERAQTLTDMGFNVLLGRYVYAFEGIVATSAQRRAEDLMNMFLEPTVKMILPTRGGTGVQTILPFLNYQVISSNPKIITGYSDITVLINAIYQFSDLITFHSLMLRDFAPQTPPYNFNQFFEATSTLTAPRVIENPPDMRLNSLIPGNVTGPIVGGNITSVVNTIGTPFEIDTLGKILFLEDINAPTNTLLRYFTQLAMSGKLDDCLGIIMGECTNCLVSYGTTYEDLINDFIVPLGKPLMTNLATAHGTYKAAIPIGATVNLDTVNNRLTVLEPTVSLMDV
- a CDS encoding ABC transporter substrate-binding protein — its product is MKKHLISLMVVVVLAIILTSCGQGETEADSTRLIGEEHEGATELLFWTFQELHINFFESAIIRWNEEHPDRPIALKAETYPYDNMHNNLLLSLQSGKGAPDLVDIELGRFPNFLQGEPQLEPMNEYVEPLLDQFVSSRFDVYAKDGVYYGLPTHVGATVMYYNQAIMDEAGVDIDQIETWEDYVEAGKQVVANTDAVMTTVETNDYWAYWPMLKQQGSDFFDANGQVTLDHNTNIDTLQFLQDLIYDHEIAMLTPGGDHHAEEYYGFMNDEGAASVMMPMWYMGRFTDYMEDLNGKMRIRPLPRWEEGGDRSAGAGGTGTVVTNQSEHADLAKEFLAFAKLSEQGNIDLWRVLGFDPPRWDVWDSPEMLEDNQYYEYFNDDIFDILLEMRDEIESIHINEHNPLVQQQLTINVLNNVLRQRSQSPEEALKEAADEIRDLQQNN
- the thpD gene encoding ectoine hydroxylase; translation: MVVDLYPSRNSTEVQLMERKDPIIHGSSEQDGPLSKADLLSYEEKGYILFETFFSSDDVIMMKEELQQEMENNKYNHQDDVIREPESDEIRSVFEVHKRNDFMKRLSQDRRLVSIAQQLLGSQVYMTQSRINFKPGFKGKEFYWHSDFETWHVEDGMPRMRAVSCSIILTDNYEHNGPLMLIPGSHKWFVSCAGQTPKDNFKQSLKKQELGVPDHDSLKWLVDQAGGQIDRATGPAGSVLFFECNTMHGSSGNMSPFPRSNVFFVYNSIENKLTQPFSGGKPRPEFLANRQQIKPIEPQENDMTKQTVQLT